The Bacillota bacterium genome has a window encoding:
- the groL gene encoding chaperonin GroEL (60 kDa chaperone family; promotes refolding of misfolded polypeptides especially under stressful conditions; forms two stacked rings of heptamers to form a barrel-shaped 14mer; ends can be capped by GroES; misfolded proteins enter the barrel where they are refolded when GroES binds), producing the protein MAAKQLTFNEEARRALQRGVDKVASAVKVTLGPRGRNVVLERKFGSPTITKDGVTVAKEIELEDPYENMGAQLCREVASKTNDVAGDGTTTATVLAQAIVSEGLKNVAAGANPMFVKKGIDKAVQVAVDELKKLSIPVEGKEDIAHVAAIAGNDPAIGDKIAEAMDLVGKDGVITVEESKGIEITVEKVEGMEFDKGYISPYFVTNAEAMEAVLEDPYILLHEKKITAVADLLPILEKVARAGKPLVIIAEDVEGEALATLVVNKIRGILNVAAVKAPGFGDRRKAMMEDIAILTGGTFLSEDLGVKLENIDLHMLGQAKTVKINREKTTIVEGRGDKEKIKGRISQIKKQIEETDSDYDREKLQERLAKLAGGVAIIKVGASTETELKEKKHRIEDALAATRAAVEEGIVAGGGTTLVNILPALDKIEVNGDERVGVQIVKRALEEPLRQIANNAGLEGSVVLERVKSQEKPGIGFDAVTEQYVDLVKAGIVDPVKVTRSALQNAASIASMLLTTEALVADIPKEEKNPPYPPGGGMDY; encoded by the coding sequence ATGGCTGCCAAGCAACTTACTTTCAACGAGGAGGCCAGGCGCGCGCTTCAGAGGGGCGTTGACAAGGTGGCCTCCGCGGTCAAGGTGACCCTCGGCCCGAGGGGACGGAATGTAGTGCTCGAGCGGAAGTTCGGGTCGCCCACCATCACCAAGGACGGCGTGACCGTCGCAAAAGAGATCGAACTCGAGGATCCATACGAGAACATGGGCGCACAGCTCTGCCGGGAGGTCGCGTCGAAGACCAATGACGTGGCCGGCGACGGAACGACCACCGCGACAGTGCTGGCTCAGGCGATAGTGTCTGAGGGTCTCAAGAACGTCGCCGCCGGCGCGAACCCGATGTTCGTCAAGAAGGGGATCGACAAGGCAGTCCAGGTCGCCGTGGACGAGCTGAAGAAGCTCAGCATCCCGGTGGAAGGCAAGGAGGACATCGCCCACGTTGCGGCGATAGCGGGCAACGATCCCGCCATCGGTGACAAGATAGCCGAAGCCATGGATCTCGTGGGCAAAGACGGCGTCATCACGGTGGAGGAGTCCAAGGGCATCGAGATCACCGTCGAGAAAGTCGAAGGCATGGAGTTCGACAAGGGCTACATCTCGCCCTACTTCGTGACCAACGCCGAGGCAATGGAGGCCGTGCTCGAGGATCCCTACATCCTTCTCCACGAAAAGAAGATAACGGCCGTCGCGGACCTCCTGCCCATTCTCGAGAAGGTCGCGCGTGCCGGCAAGCCGCTCGTGATCATAGCTGAGGATGTCGAGGGCGAGGCCCTGGCCACGCTGGTCGTGAACAAGATCCGCGGCATCCTCAACGTGGCCGCGGTGAAGGCGCCTGGATTCGGCGATAGGCGCAAGGCCATGATGGAGGACATCGCCATCCTGACCGGCGGCACGTTCCTCTCTGAAGACCTCGGTGTCAAGTTGGAGAACATCGATCTCCACATGCTAGGCCAGGCCAAGACGGTGAAGATCAACCGGGAGAAGACCACCATCGTTGAGGGCCGGGGCGACAAGGAGAAGATCAAGGGCCGCATTTCCCAGATCAAGAAGCAGATCGAGGAGACCGACTCCGACTACGACCGCGAGAAGCTCCAAGAGAGGCTGGCGAAGCTGGCGGGCGGCGTGGCCATAATCAAGGTCGGTGCGTCGACCGAGACGGAACTCAAGGAGAAGAAGCACCGTATCGAGGACGCCCTCGCCGCGACGCGCGCGGCTGTCGAAGAGGGCATAGTCGCAGGCGGCGGCACGACCCTAGTGAACATCCTCCCCGCCCTCGACAAGATCGAGGTCAACGGCGACGAGAGAGTCGGCGTGCAGATAGTGAAGAGAGCGCTCGAAGAGCCGCTCCGGCAGATCGCGAACAACGCGGGCCTCGAAGGTTCTGTCGTCCTGGAGAGGGTCAAGAGCCAGGAGAAGCCCGGCATCGGCTTCGACGCCGTGACCGAGCAGTACGTGGACCTCGTGAAGGCGGGCATAGTAGACCCGGTCAAAGTGACTCGCAGCGCCCTCCAAAACGCGGCGAGCATCGCGTCCATGCTCCTGACGACCGAAGCCCTCGTGGCGGACATTCCCAAGGAAGAGAAGAACCCGCCCTACCCGCCCGGAGGCGGCATGGACTACTAA
- the yunB gene encoding sporulation protein YunB, whose product MILLAAVAGLLFAVVDWRLRPTLQQLAKAQARVMATEAVTQAVAQEIAEAIRWEDLYALRPDSSGKVVLVQPNTGEIDRLTSNVTMRVQKLLKQTTETQVEIPLGQVFGSQILANVGPRIPISVVPVGTVNTRILSDFEQAGINQIRHKIYLEVAAQVKLVVPLVASTVDVTVQVPITEVLLMGDVPHTYIQLQGSELRNLLQQQTPPGQ is encoded by the coding sequence ATGATCCTGCTGGCTGCGGTCGCGGGCCTGCTTTTCGCGGTGGTGGACTGGCGTCTGCGACCGACCCTTCAGCAGCTTGCGAAGGCTCAGGCGCGCGTGATGGCGACTGAGGCCGTGACTCAGGCGGTTGCGCAGGAGATCGCCGAGGCCATCCGCTGGGAGGACCTCTACGCGCTCAGACCTGACAGCTCCGGGAAGGTCGTCCTCGTCCAGCCGAACACGGGTGAGATCGACCGCCTTACGTCCAACGTGACCATGCGCGTGCAGAAGCTGCTCAAGCAAACCACCGAGACACAGGTGGAGATACCCCTCGGTCAGGTCTTCGGCAGCCAGATCCTAGCAAATGTCGGCCCGCGAATACCCATCTCCGTCGTTCCCGTGGGAACGGTGAACACGAGAATACTCAGCGACTTCGAACAGGCGGGCATAAACCAAATCCGCCACAAGATCTACCTCGAGGTTGCGGCGCAGGTCAAGCTGGTCGTGCCGCTCGTTGCCTCGACAGTTGACGTCACGGTGCAGGTGCCGATCACCGAGGTCCTGCTCATGGGCGATGTGCCGCATACTTACATCCAGCTGCAGGGCTCCGAGCTCAGGAACCTCCTCCAGCAGCAGACGCCTCCCGGACAGTGA